The following are encoded together in the Phycisphaerae bacterium genome:
- a CDS encoding aldo/keto reductase — translation MKRRDFLKATTLSAAGAASETLWLGQAGTAMSQTTPSSNPAVLPRRDYGRTGVQLSIIGLGGIVLAGLEQQRADRIVAEAVERGLNYFDVAPTYGDAELKLGPALAPYRKRAFLACKTTERRREGAASELRRSLERLRTDYLDLYRLHALTDVRKDVDAAFAEGGAMEVFIEAKKSGRVRHIGFSAHSVEAALAAMERYEFDSILYPVNFATDYANDFSRQVIETARRKGVAVLALKAMARQAWQEHDSRRAAYNKCWYEPLTDPREAELGVRYTLSRPVTAAVPPGEESLFRLAMDVAMRFQPIRPSEAEELKTLTATLKPIFPKV, via the coding sequence CAAAGCAACCACGCTGTCGGCGGCGGGTGCAGCCAGTGAGACCCTGTGGTTGGGGCAGGCAGGTACGGCCATGAGTCAAACCACCCCGTCTTCGAACCCCGCGGTGCTCCCGCGACGTGACTACGGGCGCACCGGAGTCCAACTGTCTATCATCGGGCTGGGGGGCATCGTGCTGGCGGGATTGGAGCAGCAGCGAGCCGACCGCATCGTGGCCGAGGCGGTGGAGCGCGGATTGAACTACTTTGACGTGGCCCCCACCTATGGCGACGCGGAATTGAAGCTCGGACCGGCGCTGGCGCCGTACCGCAAGCGGGCGTTCCTGGCCTGCAAGACCACCGAGCGGCGGCGCGAAGGCGCGGCGAGCGAGCTGAGACGTTCCTTGGAACGTCTTCGGACCGATTACCTCGACCTGTACCGGCTCCACGCTCTGACGGACGTACGGAAAGACGTCGACGCCGCGTTCGCTGAAGGCGGGGCGATGGAGGTGTTCATCGAAGCGAAGAAGAGCGGCAGGGTCCGGCACATCGGTTTCTCGGCTCACTCGGTCGAGGCCGCACTGGCGGCGATGGAGCGCTACGAATTCGACTCGATTCTGTACCCGGTCAATTTCGCCACGGATTACGCGAACGACTTCTCGCGGCAGGTCATCGAGACGGCTCGAAGAAAGGGCGTGGCCGTGCTGGCGCTGAAGGCCATGGCCCGCCAGGCGTGGCAAGAGCATGATTCGCGGCGAGCCGCCTACAACAAGTGCTGGTACGAACCCCTGACTGACCCGCGCGAGGCCGAGTTGGGCGTGCGATACACGCTCAGCCGGCCGGTGACCGCTGCGGTGCCGCCGGGCGAGGAGTCACTCTTCCGCCTCGCCATGGACGTTGCCATGCGTTTTCAACCGATTCGGCCGAGCGAGGCCGAGGAACTGAAAACCTTGACTGCCACCCTCAAGCCGATTTTCCCCAAGGTCTGA